GCACTTGGCGGCGAGACCGACGTGCGCGACGACGCAGGCTCGGTGCCGGCTGACGGAGCGGGAAGTGGGCTGAGGCTCGAAGTCGGTGTGGTGGAGCCCAATCCGCCGCCCACACCGCCACCGCCCGCTCCGGCGCCGCTGGTCGAGCCGGTTAACTCACCGGGGATGGCTGCGCCAGCAGCTGCCGCGCCCCCAGCGCCTTGTTGCAGCGCGCCCATGCCGGTTTGCATCATCTGCTGTCCGATCTGAGCAGCCTGTTGCGGAAGCTGACTCAACGGTTGAAGCAAGCCTTGCATGGCACCCGAGATCCCCCCGGCGACACCGGAGATCATCTGCGGAATCTGCTGCGCCATCTCCGCGGGGCTACCGACACCGCCCAACTTGCCGGCCGACTCTGCTTCACTGGCAGGGAATTTCGCCATCGCGTCGGCAGTCTTGGCGTTACGTTCGGCGTATCCGTTCTCGGCGTCGGTCATGTCGCTGGGATCGCCGCCATTGGCCGCGAGGCCAAGCAGTCTGAGCAGCTGACTCAGGGGAGAGGTGCCCGTGGCCAGCGGATCGGGCGTGATGCCGGGCGGCGGCGGCTGCCCGGTCAACTGGGCCAGGCGCTCGAGAATTATCCGAATTTCGTCGTCGCCACTCATCTCGTCCTCCGGCTCGGCCGGGTGCAGCCGTTGAGCCACTGACGTTGCCGCTCAGCGCAACTGATTCGCTCAACTAGCGAACCAGTGCCGGTGCCCATCTTCGTCTCCCCAACTAAGGCCGCGATCGCATCAACCAGTAATCGATGCCTAGCTTCCCCCTATACCCTGCTGGCGAGGCTAGTGCTGCTGTCGATGCTGGTCAATTCAGCCGTAAGGATAATCCGTCGATGGGGGTGGCGTCGGATGAATTACCAGCGACAACACGAGAATCAAGATGGCGAACAGGCCGACGAAGGCAATGATGCCTGCGAACGCGGCTAAGACGCCGACCGAAAATGCTTTTGTGCGTCGGAATTTTCTCGTAATTCCCCACAGCACCAGAGGCAGGATGGGCGCGAAGAACCACAACACGCCGAACGTAAGGAGGGTGGACATGAAACCGGCAAACAGGCCGGCCACCAGCTGCCTCGGATGGTTTTGGGCGTACTCGAACGTATCACTGCGTGGCGATGATCCCATGTCAGAACATTCCCTGCTTGGGTAACACCACGGCGAGAGTAATGACCAAGAGGATTGACCACCCGGTCAGCGGGGCCAAAATGATGCCGATCGCGGTGCTGCGCCAGGCCGAAGTTGTGGCCCGGCGGTACAGGAGGATTCCGATAACAAGGATCCCGACAGAGATCGCCGTAAGAATTGTGTACAAATCGCCCATGGCTGTATGGCCGCGTGTTGCGGGAAACAGCACCGCCAACATGACTGCCCAGAGGAGGCCGCCGGAGATCCCTCCGAAAAAGACGGCTCGTATCCAGTCGATGGGCTCTTTCATCCGACTCGATCAGCTCCCTATTTGGTTGGCAACGACGGAAACAGTACAGCCGGATCGTGTACTCCGATGTCGGCTGGATGGTCAACAGGACCAAGGGGATACATACCCGGCGGGCTCGCGACAAGCGGCGGTGCGATCGGCGCGACAGGCGGCAGTTGACCACCATGTGGTAGGCCAGGAATCCTGGGCGCCGGGTACTGATCGTTGAAGGACGGTTCCAGGGCGGAGTCACCAACGGTTCTGTGCCACCAAAGGCCGAGCAAGGGGCCGCCGGCCCGCTCCTCGAAAAGTGGCCACGACTGCACTAGCTTGGCCGCCTCTTCTCCGGGCCGATCGTTGTAGATTTCGAGTGCTGGGAAATTCGTCACGGTGCCACCGACGCGGGGGCCATCGGCCGTCGGCTGAATAGCAAGGCTCCCGTTCACATCGAAAGGGATTGATTTGGCTAGGTTTTCGCCGCCTGGCGAGAACGGGTCTGCAGCGCTGTATTTGATCAAGACTGCGCCGTTGCTTTTTTGGACTGCGGAGATACTGGGTGTTCCAACGCGGACTTTCCTGGTCACCTCATCGACTGAGGGATTCTGGCGCGCAACGATTATGCCGTTCTCGTAGTCGACATATATTGACACCCGCGACTCCTCGGGGCCGGCTGTAGGGGAGAACCCTCGATTATCGCCAAGATTGTCGTGTACGACAGGCCAATCGATCTGGGGATCCCACACTGCGCGACCAGGAATGAACATATTGATCCGCACCACCCCTTGTCCCGGTACCGGGTTAATGTGTCCCACAACGATGTTGGGTGGCTTGTCCTGATTCTTGGGGTCGTAGCTGTGCGGATCGAGGGCTGCAGCAGTCTGCCAGTCAGCAGCCGATCGTGGCGGCCGGCCGAAGAGTTTCGTGAAGGCATTGATTTGGTTTTGTCTGCGGTCTGCTTGCGCGATAATGTGCAGACTGGATCCTGACGCTTCCATCGATTGAAGCGCGGTCGCGTCATAGCCTTCGGTGCGAAGCGTGCTCAGAGAGCCCTGAAGGAAGTCCGAGTATCGACGTCGTAGGAAGCGCAGTTGTACCAGAGCCAACCTGGTGTCGATAATCGCTTGCTCTTCAAGAGCGGCGATGTGTTGAGTGGTGTTTGCGTCCACGTCGCTAAGGGCCGCGCCGGCTTGGCTATCAAGGACTTCCAATTGAGTCTCTAGGGTCAGGATCAGTGCTGCACTGGTCCGCTGCGCCCCGGCTAAATTCGCTGCGATGCGCTGCAATTCGACCGCGATATTGGGTAGTTGTAATGACTGCGCGCCGAGTAATTTGGCCACCCGCTGCACTTCTGCGGAGTCGTTGATCGGGTTGTCGCCGTTCTCGTGATTCCACGACGCCGCAAAGCGGCGGCGCGCTTCATCGAAGGCATTGCTTGACTCGGCCGTGCACCTGCCCGCGGCGTGGAAAGCGTCTGCCAGATCGGAAATTTGGGCCGGCCGGCCGATTTGCAAGCTTTGGTTGATCTCCCAGGGATCACCGCCGGCCGCGGAGAGCAAGTGTGGGACGCTTATGTAGGTGAGTCGCATCGGGGAGCCCATCGCTTTGCATGGAAGACGTGGTCGCTGTCGACGAACATCGCCACCCCCTCTGTCGCGGTGAGTGCGAGGCTAACGAGGGTCTTCGTCACGGTCAATTCACCGTTAGCCGGTGTTGAGTGACTACCTCGTGGACTTGCCAGCTGGGTGAATACCGGCAGCGGTCGACCCGGACACGATGTCTGCCATGGGCGGGTGGCCTGCGTGAACCCCTACGCGCTAGTCCCCGCGGTCGAGCAGATCCGACGACCCGAGCACCCGCTCGATCTGAACCTCGATGACCACCCGGCGCGGATTGGGCCGCGGGGTGCGGTAGCGCTGCGCATAGCGCAACTCGGCGTCGCGCACGGCATCGGCATCGCTGTTGACCTTGGCTCGGCCCTCCAGCGAAATCCAGCGCGCACCGTCGACCTGGCTGAGCACAGCCACCCCGCCACGGTCGGCATTGACGGCCTTCTGCGTGCCACCACTGGTGATCACTCGCGCGATATGGGTCATGGGGTCGAAGGTGAATCCGACGGCCACCACATGCGGCGAGTTGTCGGCGCGAAGCGTGGTCAGCATCGCCAGATGGCGTTCGGACAGGAACGCCAAAGCGTCGTTGGTGAGCCGCGTAGTGGTATTCGCCATCACCGCCCACGCTAGCGCAGGTAATAATCGCAGCCGTGGACGACACGGGCGCTGGTCCGGTTCTAATTCTGGGCGGTCGCAGCGAGATAGGCATCGAGCTGGCTCGGCGGCTGGCCAACGGCGCGACGGTGGTGCTGGCCGCGCGCCGGGCCGACCAGCTCGACGAGCAGGTCGCCGCCCTCACAACCGCCGGCGCGAGAGCGGTGCATACCCGCGAGTTCGATGCCGACGACCTGGCCTCGCACGGTCGTCTGGTCACGGAAATCATCACCGAGCACGGCCCCATCGCCACCGCGGTCCTGGCCTTCGGCATCCTCGGCGACCAGGCCCGAGCCGAAACCGATGCGGCCCATGCCGTCGCCGTCGTCCACACCGATTACGTCGCCCAGGTCAGCATGCTCACCCACCTGGCCGCCGCCATGCGCAGCGCCGGCAAGGGATCGTTGGTGGTTTTCTCGTCAATCGCCGGTGCGCGGGTGCGCCGCGCCAACTACGTCTACGGCTCGGCGAAGGCGGGCCTGGACGGTTTCGCCAGCGGCCTGGCCGACGCACTGCACGGCACCGGCGTGCACCTGCTCATCTCGCGTCCCGGCTTCGTCATAGGACGCATGACCGAAGGCATGACGCCGGCACCGCTATCCAGCACGCCCGAGCAGGTGGCCGCCGCGACCGCCCGCGCCCTGGCCACGCGCCGCCGCATTGTCTGGATCCCATGGGCGCTGGGACCGGCCTCGGTCCTGATGCGCATGCTGCCGCAGTTCATCTGGCGCAGGATGCCGCGATGATCGTCGTCGTCGGTATCGGCGCTGACGGTATGGCCGGGCTCTCGGAGCAGGCGAGAACCGAATTGCACAGTGCGACGGTAATTTACGGCGCCAGGCGGCAACTCGAGCTGCTCGACGACGCGCTGAGCGGTCACCGCCGAGAATGGCCGTCGCCGATGCTGCCCGCCCTGCAGTCGCTGCCCGTGGACGACCGAATCCATGTCGTCGCCAGCGGCGACCCGCTCATGCACGGCATCGGCGGCACATTAGTCCGTCTGCACGGCGCGCAACATGTCCACGTCGTGCCGCACGTCTCCTGCGTGACGCTGGCCTGCGCCCGGATGGGGTGGAACGTCCACGACACCGAGGTGATCAGCCTCGTCACCGCACCCACCCACACCGCGGTGCGTCGCGGCGGCCAGGCGATCGTGCTGTCCCAGGGCCGGTCCACGCCGAAGGCGTTGGCCACGCTCCTCGCGGCACACGGCCGCGGCGACTCCGAGTTCAGCATTCTCGAACAACTCGGCGGCCCCGCCGAACGTCGCCGCGATGCCACCGCCTACGAGTGGACCCATCAAGCGTGCGAAGACATCGACGACCTCAACGTGATCGCCGTCCGTTACCTGCCCGACGAACGCATCGCGCCGCTACCCGACGACGCCTTCACCCACGACGGCCAAATCACCAAGCACGCCATCCGCGCGGTCACCCTCGCCGCCCTGCACCCGCGCCCCGGTGAACGGTTATGGGACGTCGGCGCCGGCTCGGGCAGTATCGCCGTCGAATGGTGTCGGGGCGGGCAGGGCTGCACCGCCGTCGCCTTCGAGCAAGACGAAAAGCGCTGCGACAACATCGAATTCAATGCCGCTGCCTTCGGTGTCACCATCGAAGTGCGCGGGCAAGCACCCGACCACTTCGATGGCGCCGCAACGCCGGATGCCATCTTCATCGGCGGTGGGCTGACCGACCCCGGCCTCCTCGACGCCTGTCTCGACCGGCTACCCAAAGGTGGGCGGCTCGTCGCCAACACTGTCACCGCCGAATCCGAATCGCTGGTGCTGCAAGCGTATGCGCGGCTCGGGGGCGAGCTTCGACGTTTTCAGCACTCCCACGGTGAGCCGTTGGGCGCCTTCACCGGCTGGCGCCCGCAACATCCGGTCACCCAATGGGCGGTGACGAAATGACGGTGTACTTCATCGGCGCCGGCCCCGGCGCGGCCGACCTGATCACGGTCCGCGGTCAACGCCTGCTGCAACGATGCCAAACCTGTCTATATGCCGGCTCCATTATGCCCACCGATCTCCTGTCCTTCTGCCCGCCCGACGCGAAAATCGTTGACACCGGCGCGTTGACGCTGGAGCAGATCGTCGCCGAGCTCGCTGACGCAAACGAAAGAGGGCACGACGTGGCGCGGCTGCATTCCGGTGACCCTTCGCTGTACAGCGCACTGGCCGAGCAGTGCCGCCGACTGGACGCGCTCGGTATCGGATACGAAATCGTCCCCGGTGTACCGGCTTTCGCCGCAGCCGCGGCCGCGCTCAACCGCGAACTCACCGTTCCGGGGGTCGCGCAGACGGTGACGTTGACCCGGGTGGCGACCTTGTCGACCGCCATGCCGCCCGGCGAAGACCTGCCAACGCTCGCCCGATCGGGCGGCACCCTGGTGTTGCATCTGGCCGCCGCCCAGATCGACACCGTCGTCGCGCAGCTGCTCGACAACGGCTACCGCCCCGAGACGCCAGTCGCCACAGTAGCTTTCGCGACCTGGCCGCAGGAGACATTGCTGCGCGGCACGCTGGCCGACATCGCCGGGCACATGCATGAAGCCGGCATCACCAAGACCGCTGTCATCATTGTCGGCAATGTGTTGGCCGCCGAGGGATTCATCGACAGCTACCTGTACTCGACGGCGCGCCGCGCCACAGGCCAACACTGATGCGGGTGCTATTGCTCGGCGGCACCGCCGAGGCCCGGGCGCTCGCGACGGCGTTGCACCCCAATGTCGAGCTGATCAGTTCGCTGGCCGGCCGGGTTCCCGATCCCGCCCTGCCGGTCGGGCCGGTCCGCATCGGCGGTTTCGGGGGTGTGCTGGGGTTGTGCACCTGGCTACG
This Mycobacterium simiae DNA region includes the following protein-coding sequences:
- the cobM gene encoding precorrin-4 C(11)-methyltransferase, with amino-acid sequence MTVYFIGAGPGAADLITVRGQRLLQRCQTCLYAGSIMPTDLLSFCPPDAKIVDTGALTLEQIVAELADANERGHDVARLHSGDPSLYSALAEQCRRLDALGIGYEIVPGVPAFAAAAAALNRELTVPGVAQTVTLTRVATLSTAMPPGEDLPTLARSGGTLVLHLAAAQIDTVVAQLLDNGYRPETPVATVAFATWPQETLLRGTLADIAGHMHEAGITKTAVIIVGNVLAAEGFIDSYLYSTARRATGQH
- a CDS encoding SDR family NAD(P)-dependent oxidoreductase, producing MDDTGAGPVLILGGRSEIGIELARRLANGATVVLAARRADQLDEQVAALTTAGARAVHTREFDADDLASHGRLVTEIITEHGPIATAVLAFGILGDQARAETDAAHAVAVVHTDYVAQVSMLTHLAAAMRSAGKGSLVVFSSIAGARVRRANYVYGSAKAGLDGFASGLADALHGTGVHLLISRPGFVIGRMTEGMTPAPLSSTPEQVAAATARALATRRRIVWIPWALGPASVLMRMLPQFIWRRMPR
- a CDS encoding bifunctional cobalt-precorrin-7 (C(5))-methyltransferase/cobalt-precorrin-6B (C(15))-methyltransferase, translating into MIVVVGIGADGMAGLSEQARTELHSATVIYGARRQLELLDDALSGHRREWPSPMLPALQSLPVDDRIHVVASGDPLMHGIGGTLVRLHGAQHVHVVPHVSCVTLACARMGWNVHDTEVISLVTAPTHTAVRRGGQAIVLSQGRSTPKALATLLAAHGRGDSEFSILEQLGGPAERRRDATAYEWTHQACEDIDDLNVIAVRYLPDERIAPLPDDAFTHDGQITKHAIRAVTLAALHPRPGERLWDVGAGSGSIAVEWCRGGQGCTAVAFEQDEKRCDNIEFNAAAFGVTIEVRGQAPDHFDGAATPDAIFIGGGLTDPGLLDACLDRLPKGGRLVANTVTAESESLVLQAYARLGGELRRFQHSHGEPLGAFTGWRPQHPVTQWAVTK
- a CDS encoding putative alpha/beta hydrolase, which encodes MLSAAGGDPWEINQSLQIGRPAQISDLADAFHAAGRCTAESSNAFDEARRRFAASWNHENGDNPINDSAEVQRVAKLLGAQSLQLPNIAVELQRIAANLAGAQRTSAALILTLETQLEVLDSQAGAALSDVDANTTQHIAALEEQAIIDTRLALVQLRFLRRRYSDFLQGSLSTLRTEGYDATALQSMEASGSSLHIIAQADRRQNQINAFTKLFGRPPRSAADWQTAAALDPHSYDPKNQDKPPNIVVGHINPVPGQGVVRINMFIPGRAVWDPQIDWPVVHDNLGDNRGFSPTAGPEESRVSIYVDYENGIIVARQNPSVDEVTRKVRVGTPSISAVQKSNGAVLIKYSAADPFSPGGENLAKSIPFDVNGSLAIQPTADGPRVGGTVTNFPALEIYNDRPGEEAAKLVQSWPLFEERAGGPLLGLWWHRTVGDSALEPSFNDQYPAPRIPGLPHGGQLPPVAPIAPPLVASPPGMYPLGPVDHPADIGVHDPAVLFPSLPTK
- a CDS encoding F420-dependent biliverdin reductase, whose translation is MANTTTRLTNDALAFLSERHLAMLTTLRADNSPHVVAVGFTFDPMTHIARVITSGGTQKAVNADRGGVAVLSQVDGARWISLEGRAKVNSDADAVRDAELRYAQRYRTPRPNPRRVVIEVQIERVLGSSDLLDRGD